In Oryza sativa Japonica Group chromosome 2, ASM3414082v1, the following are encoded in one genomic region:
- the LOC4331083 gene encoding wall-associated receptor kinase 4 produces the protein MTEMTTSALHLQVLALTVFLVCAAAVTPAASAQQQQLPGCPDKCGDISIPYPFGIGARCARDQYFELECNRAYSPPRLIVSTHRQHLVNLSLADGEATALINARRQCYNSTEGLIGDANNYVNKDITLVGSNAYRFSAARNRFVALGCPNMGYFVDTYGYYVSGCTSICRPSQGNGASGASTGGCTGEGCCQSRIPTNTDYYELYVQTFKPGEGDPILRGGTTACRYVFLAEDKWIDTTYRGHPDFDRNDDFAVPVVLNWAIRNVGNCSAATRNMTDYACRSVNSHCIDSIDGPGYRCNCSQGYEGNPYLDGGCQDINECERPDKYACFGECTNTLGSYSCMCPRGARGDPSIPQGCLEKDKFTLALKVVTGVSVGVFLPLLMYFCLYLVLQKRKLIRTKQRFFEQNGGVILQQQMHSGGGAGGFKIFSTEELEKATNNFADDRVLGRGGHGVVYKGVLEDNMVVAIKKSKMMEEAQTKEFAREMFILSQINHKNIIKLLGCCLEVEVPMLIYEFVSNGTLYHYIHGKEPIAHISLDTRLRIVAESAKALFYMHSSASPPILHGDIKTANILLDDKLNAKVSDFGASKLAPADEAEIATLVQGTCGYLDPEYLMTCQLTDKSDVYSFGVVVLELLTRKKALYLDGPEEDRSLVSCFITAVKAGRHQELLDNQVRNEMNEEMLTEIAHLLMRCLSMNGEERPTMKEVAERLEMLRRYQQHPWVEAEGNAEENQSLLGIEQRNSNYQLKQHDVLDLEEGSTYTFSL, from the exons ATGACAGAAATGACTACCAGTGCCCTGCATCTGCAGGTGCTTGCCTTAACCGTCTTCCTCGTCTGCGCGGCGGCAGTGACACCAGCGGCGTCggctcagcagcagcagctgccggGCTGCCCCGACAAGTGCGGCGACATCAGCATCCCCTACCCTTTCGGGATCGGCGCCCGCTGCGCCCGCGACCAATACTTCGAGCTCGAGTGCAACCGCGCCTACTCCCCTCCGCGCCTCATCGTGTCTACCCACCGGCAACATCTGGTCAACCTGTCCCTCGCCGACGGGGAGGCTACTGCCCTCATCAACGCCAGACGCCAGTGCTACAACAGCACGGAGGGTTTGATCGGTGATGCCAATAATTATGTCAACAAGGATATCACTCTTGTCGGCAGCAATGCCTACCGCTTCTCTGCGGCGAGGAACCGCTTCGTCGCGCTCGGCTGCCCAAACATGGGCTACTTCGTCGACACCTACGGCTACTACGTCAGCGGTTGCACGTCCATCTGCCGGCCATCGCAGGGGAATGGTGCGAGTGGTGCCTCGACCGGGGGATGCACCGGCGAGGGATGCTGCCAGAGCAGGATACCGACCAATACCGACTACTACGAGCTGTACGTTCAAACTTTCAAACCAGGGGAAGGGGACCCCATATTACGTGGCGGTACGACTGCTTGCCGGTACGTGTTTCTGGCGGAGGACAAGTGGATCGACACCACCTACCGCGGCCACCCGGACTTCGACCGAAACGACGACTTCGCGGTGCCCGTCGTGCTCAACTGGGCCATCCGGAACGTCGGTAACTGCAGCGCCGCTACTCGTAACATGACGGACTACGCGTGCCGGAGCGTCAACAGCCACTGCATCGACTCCATTGATGGCCCCGGATACCGATGCAACTGCTCCCAGGGCTACGAGGGAAACCCCTACCTTGACGGTGGATgccaag ATATCAACGAGTGCGAGCGGCCAGATAAGTACGCATGCTTCGGCGAGTGCACCAACACGCTAGGATCGTACTCGTGCATGTGCCCGCGAGGTGCTCGTGGTGACCCGTCCATTCCACAAGGCTGCCTCGAAAAGGACAAGTTCACTTTAGCTCTGAAAGTAGTTACAG GGGTCAGTGTTGGTGTCTTCCTGCCACTGCTCATGTACTTTTGCCTATACCTAGTTCTCCAGAAGAGGAAGCTCATCAGAACAAAGCAAAGATTCTTTGAGCAAAATGGGGGAGTGATCCTCCAGCAGCAGATGCACTCTGGCGGAGGTGCTGGTGGATTCAAGATATTCTCCACGGAAGAGCTTGAGAAGGCCACCAACAACTTTGCTGATGACCGTGTTCTCGGTCGCGGTGGTCACGGTGTTGTCTATAAGGGTGTCCTGGAGGACAACATGGTGGTGGCCATCAAGAAGTCGAAGATGATGGAGGAAGCCCAGACTAAGGAATTCGCGAGAGAGATGTTCATCCTCTCCCAGATAAACCACAAGAATATCATCAAATTGCTCGGTTGTTGCCTCGAAGTCGAAGTGCCCATGCTGATCTATGAGTTTGTCTCAAATGGAACACTCTACCACTACATACATGGCAAGGAACCCATAGCTCACATATCACTTGATACCCGTCTTCGGATAGTAGCAGAGTCAGCCAAGGCACTCTTCTACATGCACTCGTCTGCTTCACCGCCAATCCTCCATGGAGATATCAAGACAGCAAACATCCTACTTGATGACAAGCTCAACGCCAAAGTTTCAGATTTTGGGGCATCAAAACTAGCACCAGCTGATGAGGCCGAGATTGCAACGTTGGTGCAGGGAACTTGTGGGTACCTAGATCCTGAATACCTAATGACTTGCCAACTGACCGATAAGAGTGACGTTTACAGTTTTGGTGTCGTCGTGCTAGAGCTTCTAACCAGGAAGAAGGCATTGTACTTGGATGGACCAGAGGAAGACAGGAGTCTGGTGTCATGCTTCATCACAGCAGTGAAAGCTGGTCGTCATCAAGAGCTTCTGGACAACCAGGTAAGGAATGAGATGAATGAAGAAATGCTCACAGAGATTGCACACCTCCTGATGCGATGCCTAAGTATGAACGGGGAAGAACGACCGACGATGAAGGAGGTAGCGGAGAGGCTGGAGATGCTGAGGAGATACCAGCAACATCCTTGGGTTGAAGCTGAAGGTAATGCCGAAGAGAATCAGAGTTTGCTTGGCATTGAACAACGGAATTCAAATTACCAACTCAAGCAACATGATGTTCTTGATCTAGAAGAAGGAAGTACATATACATTTAGCTTGTAG